In a single window of the Nodularia spumigena CCY9414 genome:
- a CDS encoding site-specific integrase, whose product MASDSAPVFPNMSPDPKKRGLPLSDRAIKRLIQDISEVAKVKFSCHWLRHSHATRAVDSKPLFEVQDQLGHSKSDTTKAYIRTKKVVMPFHPT is encoded by the coding sequence ATGGCTAGTGACAGTGCGCCAGTGTTTCCCAATATGTCACCTGATCCCAAAAAACGGGGTCTGCCGTTGAGCGATCGCGCAATTAAAAGGTTGATTCAGGATATCTCTGAGGTAGCCAAAGTAAAATTTTCTTGTCACTGGTTACGCCATTCCCACGCAACAAGGGCGGTGGATAGTAAACCACTTTTTGAGGTGCAAGACCAATTGGGGCATAGTAAGAGCGATACCACAAAGGCTTATATCCGCACCAAAAAAGTTGTTATGCCATTTCATCCAACCTGA